The following proteins are co-located in the Dromiciops gliroides isolate mDroGli1 chromosome 2, mDroGli1.pri, whole genome shotgun sequence genome:
- the INSYN1 gene encoding inhibitory synaptic factor 1 isoform X3 encodes MTSDILSDSWEFCSFLDISTPSDSGEGPEPARQPPTPDYRLMNGGVLIPNGPRVETPDSSSEEAFSSCPPDPPKSQQAHRTPGTRERVRFSDKVLYHALCCDDEEGEGEEEQEEDGGAPSPNPPQTEPHVAPLKPPLASCKPQRSPLTSRNGGHTPTLTPGSGQTRRVTRNTSTQTVSDKSTQTILPYAATRQKVKGKN; translated from the coding sequence ATGACCTCAGACATCCTCTCTGACAGCTGGGAATTCTGCTCTTTCTTGGACATCTCAACCCCTTCAGACTCAGGCGAGGGCCCTGAGCCAGCCCGACAGCCTCCCACCCCTGACTACAGGCTGATGAATGGAGGTGTGCTTATCCCCAACGGGCCCCGTGTGGAGACCCCTGACTCTTCTAGTGAGGAGGCCTTCAGTTCTTGTCCCCCTGATCCCCCCAAGAGCCAGCAGGCCCATCGGACCCCGGGCACCAGGGAGCGGGTACGTTTCAGTGACAAGGTGCTCTATCATGCCCTCTGCTGTGatgatgaggaaggagagggggaagaagaacaggaagaagatgggggagccccatcccccaaccccccccagaCAGAGCCCCATGTGGCACCTCTCAAACCCCCCCTTGCATCCTGCAAGCCACAGAGGTCTCCCCTCACCAGCCGGAATGGGGGTCACACCCCTACACTCACCCCAGGGTCAGGGCAGACCCGAAGGGTCACACGGAACACCAGCACCCAAACGGTGTCGGATAAAAGCACCCAGACTATCCTGCCATATGCAGCAACCAGACAGAAAGTCAAAGGGAAAAACTGA